TCATGTCTTAACAATCTCAGACAGTCGGTCTCTCTACATTTATACAGGAGAAAATCTGAAAGTATGCAGACATAGACAGTTTCTAAGTAGTCAAAATGTACGAGGAGCTCAGCATAATAAATACATAATCtataataataaattatttaataataaatCAGCCAATAACTGGGTTTGAGTCAGTTCTCCAAAGCAGTTTCCTAAAGAGCAGGTCACCTACCAGTCTCAGCTAAGACTATCCAACACATCAACTGCCTCTCTGCTTTCAAAAAGAGTTGTAAAAAAACAAGAGGAAgcattaggaagaaaaaaaaaaaaaaaaacccaacaagttGAGATAATTAAGTCAAAGAATATCTTGCTTTGGTGCCTACAGTTCCAATGGCCCTAACAACAATGTAGTCAATAGATACAAAACATACGGACTGGAGAAACAGAAAGGTTCATCTCAATTAGAGAAGGATAAAACAAAGCTGAAAGTGTTTGTAGTATCTAAATGCAGACATATTCCTACAGACATGAAAGTAGAGGAAGATAACTACTATGAGAGAAACAAAATGGTTTGGGATTTAAGCAATTAAGATTCAAGAATATGATAGCATTATAGTGGTTTCCTACAGTTGCTACAGTTCCACTTCAAGAAAACTACCATTTAATTagctaagaaacagaaaaaaaatgaaggaaggaCAAGCTAAGAACTTCATACCCAGCAAGAAAGTTGAAAAGCTGTGGAAACAATCAACAGCAGGATTATGGAGATCATATTCAGCCAGTTACTTCTGCCAGTTTGAAGTTCTTTATTTTAAGTTACTTCTAAGTAActttaaaattacttatttcATAACCATAGCCTTGGTTACGAAGCATTACACAAAACCTAGTAATAAATCTGAATAAATAGAATTAGTGCACACAGCCATAAACCTGAAGCCAACTaaggaaagcaaataaataaatgaattacAGCCTAAGGATCCCCAAAGGTAAAGGCATACATACCTTTCTTCAGTGCATTCCTGCTTCTCAGTTCCATCAATTTCGATTTCTAtcagctcctctgcttctctcttaGTCATGGCTAAAATGTCTTAAGAACAGAGCTATGAACAGAAAAGAGTATTTTTGTAAGTCACAGACCGACAAACTACATGATGGATTGTTTctatcaaacattttttttaagtaaataccagtatgttttttttaaagataagaattcacctaaaaaaaacaaagccaaaagctAATATAGATTTCACAAAACAGATGGCAATACCTGTTTCTCAAACAAATGCTCTAGGGGGAAAATCCAGATCTATAAACGGACGTTAGCACACAGACGAAAGCATGATTTTTTTAGAGGCATCCAAATTTACTGCACATTTTTGTTATGGGCCAGCCTCAGCTTGTAGGGGCTGGCTAAAAACTGAGAAGTCTTTCAAAGTTACACCTGTTTTGCTGACTAGATTCAACTACATATTGCCTTCCTAGAAAGGCTGAAAGTTGATGCTTATTAATTTTAACATCATTTTACTTAAAAGGCTGCAACAGGAAGACCAACGGAAGATCTATGATTTCCTCACAGGTAAATAAACTCAACAATAAAGTGCTTATTGATTGTCTCATCTTTCCAACCATCCTTCTCACGGGTGATTGCTCAATGACATGTGCATAACGAGTGCATCTTGCTAAATCCCAAAATAATGCAGTATGTTAGTAATTAAAAGGAAAGCTATTCTGTGACAATATTCTTACTGCAGATTTTTGCACCCTGTAGAATACTGGAGTCTGTCAGAAGgtaaggaggaaagaaagaattgcAGCATTTGGTTTGCAAAGTCACAGATTGCATATAGTATTATCATGTTAAATGAACTGTCCCATGCATCGTAAGTATGAAATACCAGTGATAAAGAATTGGGCCAAGCcaaatgaatattttatgaGAAATAACACCATTAACTCATAGGAAAATGAGTAGAAAGGActaaagaggagaaaaacatcacagaagaaaaagtgaaacatATTACTATTTAGGCATGCACAATAGCAGAGATTAGCAAAGTTTCCATGCTGAAATCATTCTTTCCTAGGGACTCCTCTATCCGAAACTCAACTGTTGATAAAAGAATTTATTAATGACAAGTTAATAAGGGATCCTATTAAACTTTATCAAAAGGAACAGTAATCAACTAAGTTGTATGGTTGTTACATaaaaagtttaaagaaattttaagtTTTCATTGACTCCTTCAAAagctatcatagaatcatagaatggtaggggttggaagggacctttagagactgtctagtccaactcccctgcagaagcaggttcacctagataaggccgcataggaacatgtccaggtgggtcttgaagacctccaaggaaggagactccacaacccctctgggcagcctgtgccactgctccctcaccctcacagcaaaatagttttttcttatgtttaagtggaactttttgtgttccagtttcatcccattaccccttgtcctgttgctagctactacagaaaaaagggatgtcccaaccacctgacactcaccctttagatatttataaatgttaataagatctcacctccatctcctcttctgcaggctaaaccgtcccagttcccgcagcctttcctcatatgaaagatgttccagtcccttgatcatcttggtggccctgcgctggactctctccagcacttccctgtccctcttgagctgaggagcccacaactggacacaggactccagatgaggcctcaccagggcagagtagagggggagaagaacctcccttgacctgctggccacactcttgatgcatcccaggatgccattggccttcttggccacgagggcacattgctggctcacatttagcttattatcaatcaggactcccaggtctctctctgcagagctgctcttcagcagtttgacccccagcctgtactggtacagggggttgttccttcccagatgcagggctctgcacttgtccttgttgaacctcgtgagcACATAAAAAGAGTTTTGTAGAAACCAAGGACTTCACATGATACCAATCTGTAAGAAGGTATCAGGACTAGACAGGAAGTGAACAGCACCTCATTAATATCTCACCACTAGAAGCAAAACTAGAATCTGTTCTGCTCACATACCTGGAACCATGAAAATCCCCTGACTGCCAGGACATGTGGTAGTGTCCCCTGAACAGAGCTCTGAGAGACCAGTTCCCAAACCACTTCTTcttgtatatttattttcatgataAATGGGGAAGAATGCAACACCACTTCTAAAGACTGTAGGCATCCTAAATAACTGTCTGAAAGAACCGATATCTGTGTGGTTACAAGTGATCTGGTTGATTCTTAACAGGTTTTTCAAACTTAAGGTTTGAGCAAAGTCCTTTACTGAAAACTCCCAAAGCTAACTGGTATcataaaaaaggagagaaaattctTTCCTATATCAGCAATCAGACAAAAAACCctgaacaagaaaaataagtcgtgtgtgtctgtgtgtgactTTACCAGTAATGTCACAAAAGGGGTTGAAGCTATAATTTCTGCTCTTTGATATATTCATAAGGTATTTGTTGAGAAAATCATgtcaaactgaagaaaaatcctACCATCTCAAGTGATTTCTGGCAGAAAATATTCAATATTGGTAAATGCAAAGTCATGCACAGTGAGTAAATATTGTAATACCATAGCAACTTTGTGAAAAGTAGATAAGACATTTGGAAGTCCCTATGGATTGGACTCCAAATTGGCAGCTGGAGTAGGAACTGTTCAACTCAGTCTTCAAAGGCAATTTACAGTTGCACGTGGCAAGCTCTACTACATTTCTGGTTACCCTAGCAAGGCAGGAGAggggagcacaggcagcaggtacagaaagaggaaggaagatgGTTCCATTGAGCACAGGTGCTAGAAAAGCAGATGACAGGTGGAACAAGGAAGAGCGACATCATGAAAGTATGTAAAGTCATCAATAGCTCAGAGAAACCTAATGGGGAAAATTATTCAGTCTTTCCTATGCTAGAATAGAGTCCTGATGATATAAACATTTCACAGAAAGTCTAGCAAAATTTGTTGCTGCAGGATGACAGAGTTGAATGTGTACATAGGTTCAGATGGGACTCAGCTTCTTCAGTCTTCCCTGAAGGTTACTGAGAAACTAGGGAACTCAAACATTTGTTTGAAGGAACATCTTAAAACTGTGCTTGGTTTGTGGAAGGTATTGCCTACTGGAGCAGTATTTTTCCTTCAACCTAAAAAGCCCGAAGACTTACCTGTTATACAAGACAGAATCTTACCATAATGCCTGACAGAGAGCTCCACTAATGTAAAAGAAGACACTTGTCATAggagcctttttttctccccgCACAACAGCCCAGTGCTACTCCAGCATCTTTTCCAGTTTGGCCTTTGCAGACAAGGGAGAAGTCCCATTGTTCccttcagactttttttttttctcttgggacACAAGAAATCAAGCAAGTAATAAGCCCGCTACAATCTGGGCACAAGCTCTACTACTAGAATTAGTGGGTTTTATTCTACCAGGTAACTGTGAAGTAGGGGCAATTACTGGAGCCCATTATCAACTGATAAGCCCCATCTCTGAAGGTATTTGTGCTCCCAAGATGCTCTGGTGTTTCAGTTGTTCATGGAAAGTTTGGTACTACCCACCCCTCTTACCATTTTAATTTGGTAAATGAACAAGACACTCTAcccttcacctttttttttcaagttaccAGCCTGCTGGGATCTAAGACAACAGACAGTGGACCACTAAAGGGCGTGGGGCCATGCCCAGTTTCAAGTGTTCTCCTCTCTTATCAACAGCCAGAAGTTGGCGAACAAATCCCAACCGGGAAAAGTGGCTGTGCAGCACGTACCTGGCCGAACACCAGGACGCAAACTATGCAAGATGCTGAATTCCCTCTTAAGTTTTCCTCCAAAGTGATTTTTCACCGATAGAGTTTTTACGCCCTGGAGAGAACTCGTGGACCTCGGCCCGGGCTGCCCGACCGGCCCTCCGCCGCCACGGCAGGACCTGCGGCGGGAGGATTAACCTTCCTCCCGCCTCGGGCGTCCGCCGCGCTGCTCGAGGGGCCCTTCCCTGCGTTCCGCCGCAGCCGGCGGCCGCCGACCTGGCCCGGAGGCGCCGAGGATCCTGGGGATAGGGCCGCTCCTCCGGCTGCGGGGCCGCCGCCACAGGCCCTCCCACGGGCGGGCAGGCGGCGGCTCAGCCAGGCCGGCGGCCGGTGCGGACCCGCGGCCGGGCGAGGCCGctcctccccacaggagaccCGGTTCCGCCAGCCTCCcgcttcccccctccctcctcctcctcctcctcgcggCGCCTCATCGTTGTTTGAACCCGAAACGGAAATGAGACTCGCGGTGCCGGGGAGAAACGGAAACAAAACACGGGCCGGGCCTCCGGGCCGCGCCACACTCACCCGCCGCCGTCCGTCCAGCCGTCCGCCGCGCCGGCCCCGAGCGGAGCGGCcgcacagcagctcccaccgCCGCGGTCCCGCAGCTCTCGCTCGtcccgccgccaccgccgccctGAGGGCACCGTCGCGCGCTGGGGATTGGGCGGCGCGGCCGAGCGCGGGCCCGGGCGGGGAGGGCGCGCCCACACCGACACCCCCCCGCGCGCCCGACGGAACTACAGCTCCCGGCAGCCCCCGAGGCGGCGCCTGGCACTCCCCGTCGCTCCTCTTCGCCCGGAAGCGTATGGCCCGCTTCCGGCGCCACCGGCGGGTGGCGAGGCGTCCGTGCTGCCCTCTCGCCACGGTGGGCGGCTGCGTCGGACCGGGCGGACGCGAGGGACGCGAGGGACGCGGGTGCCGCCGCCCCGGGACCTCCGTGTGCGCGGCCGCGGGGCTTAGCGCTGTGGTAGTACCGGAGCGCGCGGCCGGTGCGATTCCCGGCGTGCCTTGCGCGGGGAGGCGGGGCAGGGCGGATCGGGACGGCGGTGGCGGCGACTCTCCCAAGGTGACTGGAACGGGTGCGGGTGGCCAGCTGTGCCCTGCACCTTCTGGCAGTGGCCCCGGTGGGTGCGGGCGATGTGTAGCCTGTGCGACTCCTGTTTGCTGTTGGTGCATCCGGGCCTTTGTGCTACATGGCCCCGCCGGCCCGCAGGAGGTTGCCCGGGGCGGGGGAGGTCGAAACGGGGACAGCGGCTAGAGGCGTGAAAAAGCGAGGGAGGGAGGACCGGCCGCCACTGGCTTTGGCTGGtttaaaattgttattttttctgGTAACAAGGCAAAAGCTGGAGTTCTCCGTTTGTCCCGGTGGCGGTGCGAGCAAAGGTGTGAGCAGCCGCCTCATTGAACAGGCCGTGCCACAGCAGCCGCGGTGCCACCGTGCACTCTGGGTTCAGCGTCTGCCCGAGTCTTTACCCCAGATTGCACACCGGTTTAAACATTCTTTCTGGTTTAAGCCCTATCTCCGGACTAAATCTGGTTTATTTAGCTTCTTAATGCATATACATTGCAGGAAGAGCTAACTAATTCTGTGTGTTCTGgctgatttattatttttttagctCAACCACTACTGTCATCATGAATATGCATCAGATTCTGCGACTTTCTTCCATTTTGCGCTCTGCTATTTCCATTCAGTTGCGCAGAAACATAGGATTCTCTGCCGTTGTCTTTAATAAGGCAAAAGAGCTTGATCCAGTTCAGAAGCTCTTCGTAGACAAGATCAGAGAGTACACCACAAAGAGCAagtaagtaaaggaaaataaatgaagacaAAAGGAGGGAAAATGTTGACAAATACTAAAATATGTTAGCTTTGTAGTTTGGCCGCTAAATACTTAAGGTTTGCACTCTTGCAAAGTAGGAATGCTTGTTGTTGCATATGTGACAGAAAATGTCCCATTTTTAGCcccttacaaaaaaaaccaacccaaaagtGATGTTATTTTTCTTAGGGGTTAAGGCACTCAATTAAGTTTATTTACAGAGGATGTGAACATACCAGTATGTTAACTTTTACTTCTCCGTGTGCTCtctaaatagaaagaaaaaaaaagcccttaatCCCCTTCTTTTTCCATCTGGGGAAAACAGCTGTTTTTGTCTTGTTTCCAGAAGCTGAATGGAAATAGCCTCCAAAAGCAACTGAgaatttacagaactatgaggCAGATATAGTAAACATCTAAAGTTAATAAGCAATTCGTTCAAATGGAATTTTAGATTCTTGTAACATCTGAATGAACTACTTAAAACTATAGTACTTCTGTCTAATTTATTCCTGGGGAAGAAATAAGCTACTTCTTAGTTCTACTGGAGGAAGATGTGTATTTGCACACGTACAAAGAGGCTTTTGTATGGAGGTATATTTTTGGTGGCTTTCCCAAGCGTGTTACCTGTGTTGGTAGAACTGAGCATTAAGTAGTCTAAAGAGTgactattttaattattttatatttttatccCAAGAAATTCCTGGTTGAATCTATATGAATGCAAACCCTGTTtcttggggtgggttttttttttttttttgcttgtttagtATTCAAAACATCTGCTCAGGCAGTAGCAGACGTATAAATCGCAATTTTATTAGGAAATCACACCTAGAACAAGTGAAACTAAGAGCCCTGAAAGCCTGGATACTCAATGTAGTTTTGTGTATCATAAGGCTACCTCTTTAGCTTGGATTTTCATCATTGGTAGTAGAAAGCCTGAACTTCACCCAAGAATATTGTTTATGTGTAAGGTAAGTAGGCCCTAAGGTGTGTCttttttggaaatgtttttaaattatttgttttagtTGGTTGTCCAAAAGGTTTTTAATTTGTAAGTGGCCATGAAAATGTAGAATTTCCACATGACTTTTCAGAACTGAGCTGTTAATCGGAACTTTTGATGATTTTGTTTTAGGCAAGCTGGAGGGCCTGTTGATGCAGGCCCCGAGTTTCAGAAAGACATGAATGAGTCCCTTGCTAGACTTCAACGGGCGTATGGTGAGGGAGATCTAACCAAGTTTCCAGAATTTAAATTTGAGGGTGAGTTTTAACAATCTTACTGAATTGCTAATTGCAAGTAAGGACATGTTCACTGACTGGTTTTCTTAATTCCTATTTAGTTTTTATCTGGACTGTTAATTTTGCTTAAGATGCCTTCAGTGAATCTCCTTACTTTTGCAGAGTTCACATCTGATTCCATCTGACTTctctggtttttaattttttttttattatttggtcttttccagcagagctgtggaCTTCTTAATACTGATGCTTAACAAGATCTGCAGTGAGATCAGGCTATCTATCTTAGATGCCCTTCACAGGCCCTAAAGAAACAGgcccaaaataaataaaaatagtcCAGGGCCTATATTATGTGACCTCTCAAAGAGGTTATCAAGACTATAATTTTAAAgccagaaaattatttcagaaaatgaacTTTGGTTACTTACAATCACTTTGTGAATGAATTTTCTTCAGTTATTTGAATACAGCTGCTCTTTAACTGCTGTAATTTTGTGTTAGCACAATTTCATATTATCCAGATTGATAATGACAAAGTGTGAGGATTGTGAGGATTGGCTGATCAGGAACACATCCCACAGACTTTGTCTGCCTTAGGGCGTAAAagcaacaatatttttttactgacaGGCTCATTTctataatttgtttcttttgtttggttaaGTGCAGCTAAAAGTCTTTGTCACTCACAAGCAGTTTTATCTGAAGTCAGGTTTTGAGAGGAGTAAGCTGCCTTTTTCATGAGCTGTAAGCAGCTGGTATCTGGGATTCAGCATCTTTTGAATGTGCCACTGGTTTACAAGGCAAGGCTTTGGTAGCgggaggctgcaggggtggCCTCTTACCAGGAGAGGCCAGGGGGTCTTCACACCTCAGAGCGAGCTCCAAAATAGACCCAGTGCAGGATGCAGCTGAGCCACTCAGCTATTCTGGTGGTGACTCTgtaacaatatattttttaaagggtGAAAAATGCTGTCTCTGTCCTCAAACCTGTCttgtggagggagggagggagtggtGGAAAGAGTGAGAAAGAATGAGGCACTTTGGGCATCTGGCAGCCAGCCAAGGTCAAGCCACCATAGTCAGTGACTTGTAATTCTGACCAGACTAACTGGGCATTCTAAAGTCTAGTTTAGACTAGGAACAACACCTAAAAATGTTTTGGTGGGATTTCAGTTGGATTAAGGAAGAATGTGGCATCAGATTGTTACTGATGCAAAATAGAATATCTATAAAGTAATGTCTGtagtggggtttgggttttgtttttttccatttcccagATTTAGAGATGTGGTTTCTTTATATTCAGTTCTAATATGTGAAACAAGACATATTAAAGTTTAGGATTTCTTTCTTAATGAAATAATTCATGTGACCACAGGACCAAAAGAATGTGGAGGGAGACTGTGGTCTTTTACCACTGTTGCCCACCCTTAATCTAATTTCAACAAGCTTTCAAAACTCAGTGAGTAGATGGGTGAAAATAGATCACTGGCAGTTGAGCCTTACTTCTCAAGACTCTGAGTAGCAAGGAGAACAGGCATTAATAACCCACCTGTAAAAAGCCATAACCGTTCTGAGTTTGCACCTCTGACATCAAAAACTCTTTCCTCAGTGTTTGTATGTGGAGAATATCTGTTAATCAGCTCTAAAACTGtaatcaagaggaaaaaaagcttgtTTACCTGCTCTTACATCAGAGCTATGTTGGAAAGAGTGGTAGTGAGTCCAGTAACGTTCTAGTTTACAATTTCAGTTTATCTGCCTTCTCCTACCCTTGGTGTTGCTAAAAGCTGTTTTGGCAGAACATTTAGTAAGGTTAAACCTTATGCATAACTTCTCCAAGATGGAAAAGACCTGTCTCCAGTGTAGTTTATTTTTTATCACTACCCACATCCAATCCTATGCTGAAACAAAGTAAATACTGGTGTAGACTGCAATCTGTGAGAGCTTGCTTTAGCTTGCCACCTTTAACTTTTAGTTTTCTTTGAATAGCAGATGAAGAGGTTGGAATAGAGACTAATATgacttttctctccctctccttcttccttcagaGCCCAATTTTGAGGAGACTCCAAAATGATCTCTGCAGCTCGTACACCAAATAGCAGCGTACATCCATGGAGCTGCTGAACATAGCACCAGTTGTAACTTAATAAATGCAGTATTTCAGTTTGATTTCAGAAGTGTGAATAAGTTATTTACTGATGGTGAGCATAGTGGGCTTAAGTGACTGAGGCACCTCAGTAGGGTTCTTCAGTGTTAAGTACACATGTCCTTGGCCAAGCTACATTGAGTGCTGAGAACATACAAACACTGATAATGATACACAAAGAAGGAACTATGTGTGTATTGTATCCAAAAAGCTTCCACAGAAACCCCATGAACCTCTAAATCTGTAGCAAAGCCCTATAGAAGTGATGGTCCTGTACAGCCAAAACTACAGTCACAAATACAGTGATTTTACACTGTATCAATGGACACACAGATGATGCTATGTCACTCAAAGAAGCAACTGCAACCTGTTAACAACATTGAGACATTTACATTTCAGTAACTGAATTATTGACACAAACACTTTAGATTTTGAGGAACCATTTATTAATGATGCTTCAACAGTTAAGGTCTGGATACCACAGCTTGAGTTCTGGCATGATTCTTCTTCAGAATGAAATTAATCTATAGTCTACAGCGAGAGGTACACTTCCTTGTTACAGAGAAGCTGTAGGCATTTTCTATTAGACAGGAGTAAACACTGCTTGAGCTTCAATTACAGGAAGCTTTATTCTGTCAGGATACTGAGTTTAAGTCTGCATCATGACTTATGCACTTACAAATGGCTTTGGCAGATCTAATACAGCATCACGGTACTAAGTCAGAATTGCTGGAGGGTTTGAGCCCTTGACAATGGTGGAGACATTAAATGTTAGCAGCAGCAAGGTAAGGTGTGAAGTTATTTGAATAGATTGTTCCAAGCTGTAAGGGTAAATCCTGTATTGTGGCATGTATACATTAACAAGGTGAGAATCTTCACGTAAATTGGCTTTTATATTCAATTTAGTTCTATCTTTAACTTAAAAGTTTTTTGGggctttgtgtttttaaaaatcaatcacAATTAGGCTGACTCTAAACATTGGCGGTTTCTGTTTTCAGCATCTAGTACATGGAAACAATATTTACAGAGTAGAGGTCAAAAGATCCCTTTGATACTTTTGTATA
Above is a window of Colius striatus isolate bColStr4 chromosome 1, bColStr4.1.hap1, whole genome shotgun sequence DNA encoding:
- the ATP5PF gene encoding ATP synthase-coupling factor 6, mitochondrial, whose amino-acid sequence is MNMHQILRLSSILRSAISIQLRRNIGFSAVVFNKAKELDPVQKLFVDKIREYTTKSKQAGGPVDAGPEFQKDMNESLARLQRAYGEGDLTKFPEFKFEEPNFEETPK